A region of Chitinophaga flava DNA encodes the following proteins:
- a CDS encoding ABC transporter permease has product MIRNYFKIAVRNLWRNKGFSAINIFGLAIGLATCLLITMFIIDELSYDRSNKKADRIYRVNADFLLNGNAFRERYTPALLGATMKKDFPGIENYVRLRGFGDRSILIKKGNETLMERYAGFADSTIFDVFTLPLIAGNPKTALARPFTMVISKKMAMKYFGTTNAVGQILHIDNADDYQITGVMEDMPAASHMHFDFIKAMAGLPDSRNPSWMADNYDTYLLVRPDIGEATINNYLKTLTQNYMDGQLKKMTGSSIAELERSGGHFRYDVLPLTKIHLYSPFTNEVEPTGNIQYIYIFGVVAVFILLMACVNFMNLSTARSAGRSKEVGVRKVLGSQRRNLVAQFLTESVLTSMIALLFAIALAWALLPYLNQVAGKTITVALLFNRWLLPGMLLTIVIVGLLAGSYPALFLSSFEPVKVLKGKLATGFRGGWLRNSLLVFQFSTAVILIVGTLVIYSQLNYIRNKKLGYSREQVVVLQNTQSLWVHAATFKQEILQLPGVKSGTMADVLPVSSIMNTSIYSRDAAGSAGQVLGLFEWNVDADYINTLGMQIAKGRNFSPDMPSDSNALLVNETAAKLLGFTDLENRFLYPNYDGYKPLKVIGIIRDFNSGSLRKKIPPIVMRLAHQPNCMAFRISTDNIPALMSKVEDKFHNMPNMDGQPFRYTFLDDDFNRLYQAEQRTGKIFVSFTCFAILISCLGLFGLVTYAVEQRTREISIRKVLGASVTGIVTLLSKDFLKLVAVAIVVASPLAWFIMDRWLQDFAYRIHISWWVFVLTAVLAVLITVLTICLRAIKAARANPAVTLR; this is encoded by the coding sequence ATGATCAGGAATTATTTTAAAATAGCCGTGAGGAACCTTTGGAGAAACAAAGGCTTTTCCGCCATCAACATCTTCGGTCTGGCGATTGGGCTGGCCACTTGTCTGCTGATAACAATGTTTATTATTGATGAGCTGAGCTACGACCGGTCCAATAAAAAAGCAGATCGTATTTATCGCGTAAACGCAGATTTTCTGCTCAACGGAAATGCTTTCCGCGAAAGATACACGCCTGCTCTGCTGGGGGCCACAATGAAAAAGGATTTTCCGGGTATAGAGAACTATGTGCGCCTGCGGGGTTTCGGCGACCGTAGCATCCTCATCAAAAAGGGCAATGAAACACTGATGGAGCGATATGCCGGATTTGCAGACTCCACCATCTTCGATGTTTTTACACTTCCCCTGATAGCAGGAAATCCTAAAACAGCACTCGCGCGTCCCTTTACAATGGTCATCTCCAAAAAAATGGCCATGAAGTATTTTGGTACTACCAATGCAGTAGGACAGATACTGCATATCGATAATGCAGATGATTATCAGATAACGGGTGTGATGGAAGACATGCCGGCCGCTTCACACATGCATTTCGATTTTATCAAAGCGATGGCCGGTTTGCCGGATAGCCGCAATCCCAGCTGGATGGCGGACAACTACGATACCTATCTGCTGGTACGCCCTGATATCGGCGAAGCTACCATCAACAATTACCTGAAAACACTCACGCAAAACTATATGGATGGCCAGCTCAAAAAAATGACGGGCAGCAGCATTGCTGAGCTGGAGCGCAGTGGTGGCCATTTCCGCTATGATGTGCTTCCGCTCACTAAAATCCATCTGTATTCTCCTTTCACAAATGAAGTAGAACCAACCGGTAATATCCAGTATATATACATCTTTGGGGTGGTGGCTGTATTTATTCTACTCATGGCCTGCGTCAATTTTATGAATCTGTCTACTGCCCGTTCTGCCGGCCGTTCCAAAGAGGTAGGTGTGCGAAAAGTGCTCGGCTCACAGCGAAGGAACCTGGTTGCCCAGTTTCTGACAGAGTCTGTGCTCACAAGTATGATTGCGTTGCTGTTTGCAATAGCCCTGGCCTGGGCTTTGTTGCCTTACCTCAATCAGGTGGCAGGCAAAACGATTACGGTAGCGCTGTTGTTCAACAGATGGCTGTTACCGGGTATGCTGCTGACCATCGTTATAGTAGGGTTGCTGGCAGGTTCCTATCCGGCGCTCTTCCTTTCTTCCTTCGAACCGGTGAAGGTGCTGAAAGGTAAACTGGCAACAGGATTCAGAGGAGGCTGGCTCCGTAATAGTTTGCTGGTATTTCAGTTTTCTACCGCGGTAATTCTCATCGTGGGCACGTTGGTGATCTACAGTCAGCTGAATTATATCCGCAACAAAAAACTGGGCTATAGCCGTGAACAAGTGGTGGTGCTGCAAAATACCCAGTCACTTTGGGTACATGCCGCGACTTTTAAACAGGAAATCCTGCAGCTGCCTGGCGTAAAATCCGGTACCATGGCCGATGTGCTGCCTGTTTCATCTATTATGAACACCAGCATCTATTCCAGAGATGCGGCTGGCAGCGCCGGACAGGTGCTGGGCCTTTTTGAATGGAACGTAGATGCTGATTATATCAATACACTGGGGATGCAGATCGCAAAGGGTCGGAACTTTTCGCCGGATATGCCGTCAGACAGCAATGCCCTTCTTGTTAATGAAACAGCCGCCAAACTGCTGGGCTTCACTGACCTCGAAAACCGTTTCCTCTATCCCAACTACGATGGATATAAACCACTGAAAGTAATCGGCATTATCCGGGATTTTAACAGCGGCTCCCTTCGTAAGAAAATACCACCGATTGTGATGAGGCTGGCCCACCAGCCCAACTGCATGGCTTTCCGCATCAGTACAGACAATATCCCTGCATTGATGAGCAAGGTGGAAGATAAGTTCCATAATATGCCTAACATGGATGGACAGCCTTTCAGATATACTTTCCTGGATGATGATTTTAACCGCTTGTATCAGGCCGAACAACGTACCGGTAAAATATTTGTTTCCTTTACCTGTTTCGCTATTTTGATCTCCTGTCTGGGATTATTCGGGCTGGTGACCTACGCGGTGGAACAACGCACCCGGGAAATCAGTATCCGCAAGGTGCTGGGCGCCAGCGTAACCGGTATTGTTACCCTGCTCTCCAAAGACTTCCTGAAACTGGTAGCAGTAGCCATCGTAGTAGCGTCTCCGTTAGCCTGGTTTATAATGGACCGCTGGCTGCAGGACTTCGCCTACCGTATCCACATCAGCTGGTGGGTATTTGTACTCACCGCTGTACTGGCCGTACTCATCACTGTACTGACGATCTGCCTGCGGGCAATAAAGGCTGCCAGAGCCAATCCGGCGGTAACACTGCGATAA
- a CDS encoding glycine-rich domain-containing protein, translated as MKTITHYTPRIREGTAYHQDSLWQKIAAFRFDDPAAALPFSRKLARENKWDPAFTHRAINEYRRFIYLCCISPTGASPSYITDQVWHLHLLYTQNYWEEFCDKTLGIQIHHHPSKGGPPEKARHDTWQDQTQALYQAVFGESPPADIWQDSPPSSPRFPRIVSRIFSLRWLFPILLLTSLLLTGCTAGETTFGFLLLAILIYRTARNSKKDSSDASSGCTSGSSCSSGSSCGSSCGSSCGGCGGCGGGGGD; from the coding sequence ATGAAAACAATCACACACTACACACCGCGTATCCGTGAAGGGACCGCTTACCATCAGGACAGCTTATGGCAAAAGATAGCCGCTTTCCGCTTCGACGATCCTGCAGCGGCCCTACCCTTCTCCCGCAAGCTGGCCAGGGAAAACAAATGGGACCCGGCCTTTACGCACAGGGCCATCAACGAATACCGCCGGTTCATTTACCTCTGTTGTATCTCTCCTACCGGCGCCTCTCCTTCCTACATTACTGACCAGGTATGGCATCTGCATCTGCTGTATACGCAGAATTACTGGGAAGAGTTTTGTGACAAAACACTGGGCATCCAAATACACCATCATCCTTCCAAAGGCGGGCCACCAGAGAAAGCCAGACATGATACATGGCAAGACCAGACACAGGCACTATACCAGGCTGTTTTCGGAGAAAGCCCTCCCGCCGATATCTGGCAAGATTCCCCTCCTTCTTCTCCCCGGTTTCCACGAATTGTTTCCCGAATCTTTTCCCTGCGATGGCTGTTTCCTATCCTACTACTAACCAGCCTGTTACTGACCGGATGTACTGCCGGTGAAACTACCTTCGGCTTCCTTCTACTAGCCATACTCATCTACCGTACTGCGAGAAATAGTAAAAAAGACAGCTCCGACGCAAGCTCAGGCTGTACCAGCGGCAGCTCCTGCAGTTCAGGTAGCTCTTGTGGCAGCTCCTGTGGCAGCAGCTGCGGTGGTTGTGGTGGTTGCGGAGGCGGAGGTGGCGATTAA
- a CDS encoding DUF1624 domain-containing protein: protein MNTTTPNRISSIDVLRGLVMVIMALDHARDYFHITAMTADPMDPATTTVAAYFTRWITHFCAPTFVLLSGISAFLAARRKTKSAASIFLIKRGLWLVIAELTIVNFALTYNPFYNFIFLQVIWAIGWSMVILGLLSLWSRKVVLIVGLLLFFGHNVVDYMNFPKEGAASVIWQVLLTSRPMVLPLDATHVVGVFYAVLPWTGIMLVGYSMGEWFTSDFPAALRKKRLLLAGWGLVVLFIVLRFINLYGNPMPWVHQPDFLRNVLAFFNTSKYPPSLQYAGMTLGPAILALAVFEQVKNKWTDVLSVYGRVPFFYYLLHFYLLHALLVVVFFLTGHHTTEIMDLRIPFQFRPMTFGYSLPVVYLIWIAVVAVLYRPCRWYNQYRATHQQWWLKYL, encoded by the coding sequence ATGAACACAACCACCCCTAACAGAATCTCTTCTATTGATGTGCTGCGTGGACTTGTGATGGTGATCATGGCGTTGGATCATGCCCGTGATTATTTCCATATTACTGCTATGACGGCAGATCCGATGGATCCGGCCACGACCACAGTAGCCGCGTATTTCACCCGTTGGATCACCCATTTCTGCGCACCCACTTTTGTGCTCCTGTCCGGCATCTCCGCTTTTCTCGCAGCCCGGAGGAAAACAAAGTCTGCTGCCAGTATTTTCCTGATCAAACGAGGACTATGGCTGGTGATAGCCGAACTCACCATCGTGAACTTCGCGCTGACTTACAACCCTTTCTATAACTTTATCTTCTTGCAGGTGATATGGGCTATCGGCTGGAGCATGGTAATATTGGGGCTGCTCAGCCTATGGTCGCGGAAAGTGGTGCTGATAGTGGGACTGCTCCTGTTTTTTGGCCATAACGTGGTCGACTATATGAATTTCCCTAAAGAAGGAGCGGCATCGGTAATATGGCAGGTACTGCTCACCTCCAGGCCTATGGTGTTGCCATTGGATGCTACCCATGTTGTAGGTGTGTTTTATGCCGTGCTGCCATGGACAGGCATCATGCTGGTGGGGTATTCTATGGGCGAATGGTTTACCAGCGATTTCCCGGCGGCATTGAGAAAAAAACGGCTGCTGCTGGCAGGCTGGGGACTGGTGGTTTTATTTATAGTGCTCCGTTTTATCAACCTGTATGGTAATCCGATGCCATGGGTACATCAGCCTGACTTCCTGCGTAATGTGCTGGCATTCTTCAATACCAGCAAATATCCGCCTTCCCTGCAGTATGCCGGTATGACACTGGGCCCTGCAATACTGGCCCTGGCTGTTTTTGAGCAGGTCAAAAACAAATGGACGGATGTGTTGTCGGTATATGGCAGGGTGCCTTTTTTCTATTACCTCCTACATTTTTATCTGCTGCATGCCTTGCTGGTAGTGGTCTTTTTCCTTACCGGACATCATACGACCGAAATCATGGACCTGCGGATACCATTTCAATTCCGGCCTATGACTTTCGGATATTCGTTACCGGTAGTATACCTGATCTGGATAGCCGTGGTGGCGGTGTTGTACCGGCCATGCCGCTGGTACAATCAATACAGGGCAACACATCAGCAATGGTGGCTGAAGTATCTGTAA